From a single Arachis hypogaea cultivar Tifrunner chromosome 3, arahy.Tifrunner.gnm2.J5K5, whole genome shotgun sequence genomic region:
- the LOC140183401 gene encoding uncharacterized protein, producing MADVPPPTSSELLRMVTGLQQANQRMAEENQRMQDQIAQLVNARLEHNNDHHNRDKNHERQSMPTHISETPQQEEEEAHPDAEDEERDNSAGPFTADIMNFQLPRQFTLPTTLTPYDGLGDPKKHIKKFRSIMIVNGASDPILCRCFLSFLDGPALDWFCSLPADSISRFQELARQFEDHFAASAIYLHDSDYLTTIKQGPQESLKDYITRFTKVAMRIPDLHPEVHLHAIKSGLRPSKFQETIAVTKPNTLAEFREKAKGQIDVEELRQARKTEKSAILKDDDKPRDSKKPFKPVPCYDSYTKFNAKRDDIIKEILNSKLIKPPRKAGTYPESKTVDKSKYCTFHQKYGHTTDECVIAKDLLERLARQGHLDKFIAGHMQKNVTSASDPSAATPSSKEKDKAPAQPRRIINCISGGYAGGGNTSSARKRTYRAMLAVTDAAKVPQQNQHFPEMTFRSTDFNHTDANYDDPMVISVQLGDLIVRKVLLDPGSSADVLFFTTFEKMKLSSNILQPYHGDLVGFSGERVPVLGSVWLQTTLVHLCVKFPVQDNEVATIYGDLQEARNDINKEEKDSLIRFLRENDDLFAWTPADMPGIDPSVITHKLAINPEARPISQKKRNLGAEKRLASLEEVKKLITANFIREIRFTTWLANVVMVKKNNGKWRMCVDFTDLNKACPKDAYPLPCIDTLVDNSCSYGLLSFMDAYSGYNQILMHPFDQEKTAFITEYGHYCYNVMPFGLKNAGATYQRLMNKVFESQISRNIEVYVDDMVAKTMVGNSHVKDLAKIFGQIRRKSLQGAELRYPRLEKLALALVFSSRRLRPYFQRHTIIVRTEQPLRQILSKPELAGRLTKWAIELSEFDIQYQPRGSVKSQYLADFVAELTQPGLEEEFSYWTLFVDGASNPQGSGAGILLESPEGIILEHSLCFSFKASNNQAEYEALVAGLRRGYSRPLLKCLDRNEADLVLAEAHEGICGIHSGARSLEQKILRAGFYWSSLWEDSRKKVRTCDQCQKHAPIINIPAEHLHQFIISWPFNKWGIDILGLFPTAPRQMKYLVVAIDYFSKWIEAQPLARITSSQMISFVWKYIIYRFGIPRHIVTDNETPFRLVYGSEAMIPIEISQQSLRTQAENHDQARQAELDLIEEVRNTAAIRHRALQQQLGRRHAKRVQPRSFNIGDLVLRKTEEARRPPSHGKLAVTWDGPYRVLEVLGRGAYRLEHLDGTKLPSTWNINSLKQYYS from the exons ATGGCTGATGTTCCTCCCCCTACCTCATCTGAGCTCCTACGGATGGTGACCGGGCTTCAACAAGCAAATCAACGAATGGCAGAGGAAAACCAAAGAATGCAAGATCAAATCGCACAATTGGTTAATGCTCGGTTAGAGCATAACAATGATCATCATAACCGAGACAAAAATCATGAGCGTCAATCAATGCCAACACATATTTCTGAAACACCTCAGCAGGAGGAGGAAGAGGCGCATCCAGACGCTGAGGACGAGGAGCGTGACAACTCCGCCGGCCCATTCACGGCCGACATAATGAATTTTCAACTACCCAGACAGTTCACCCTGCCAACGACTTTAACCCCATATGATGGGTTAGGAGACCCGAAgaaacatattaaaaaatttcgATCTATCATGATCGTTAACGGTGCATCCGACCCTATTCTATGTCGTTGTTTTCTATCATTTTTGgacggtcctgcacttgactGGTTTTGCTCTTTGCCTGCAGATTCAATATCGCGTTTCCAGGAATTGGCGAGGCAATTCGAAGATCACTTTGCAGCATCAGCAATATACCTGCACGATTCAGACTACCTGACGACCATCAAACAAGGGCCACAAGAAAGCCTGAAAGATTATATTACTCGCTTTACAAAGGTCGCCATGAGAATCCCCGATCTTCATCCTGAAGTCCATCTCCACGCCATAAAAAGCGGCCTTCGTCCCAGCAAGTTCCAAGAAACAATTGCTGTAACTAAACCAAATACCCTGGCAGAATTCCGCGAAAAAGCCAAGGGACAGATAGATGTTGAAGAACTTCGCCAAGCTCGAAAGACAGAAAAATCAGCTATCCTCAAGGATGATGATAAACCTCGGGATAGCAAGAAACCCTTTAAGCCTGTCCCCTGCTATGACTCGTACACCAAGTTCAACGCAAAAAGGGATGACATCATCAAAGAAATACTCAATTCCAAGTTAATTAAGCCTCCTCGTAAAGCTGGCACTTACCCAGAGTCCAAAACTGTCGATAAATCCAAATATTGCACTTTTCATCAGAAATACGGGCATACAACCGATGAATGTGTGATTGCTAAAGATCTCCTCGAGCGTCTCGCAAGACAGGGCCACCTTGATAAGTTTATTGCAGGGCATATGCAAAAAAACGTAACCTCGGCTTCCGACCCATCAGCAGCAACCCCATCATCAAAAGAAAAGGATAAAGCACCAGCCCAACCTCGAAGAATCATCAATTGTATTTCAGGAGGATATGCTGGGGGCGGAAATACGAGCTCGGCCCGAAAAAGAACTTATAGGGCTATGTTAGCAGTAACGGACGCCGCTAAGGTTCCACAGCAGAATCAACACTTCCCAGAAATGACTTTCCGTTCCACCGACTTTAATCACACCGATGCTAATTATGACGACCCAATGGTAATTTCTGTTCAGTTGGGAGACTTAATAGTCCGCAAAGTACTCCTCGATCCCGGGAGCAGTGCTGATGTATTATTTTTTACCACCTTTGAAAAGATGAAGTTAAGTAGCAACATTTTGCAACCATACCATGGTGACTTGGTCGGATTTTCGGGAGAGCGAGTTCCTGTTCTGGGATCCGTGTGGTTACAGACCACACTCG TTCACCTTTGTGTTAAGTTTCCTGTACAGGATAATGAAGTGGCCACCATATACGGCGACCTCCAGGAAGCTCG GAACGACATCAATAAGGAGGAAAAAGATTCCCTTATACGGTTTTTGCGTGAGAATGACGATTTATTTGCCTGGACCCCTGCCGATATGCCCGGAATAGATCCATCGGTCATTACGCACAAATTGGCAATCAATCCTGAAGCTCGGCCAATCtcacaaaagaaaagaaatcttGGCGCCGAGAAACGCCTTGCATCTCTTGAGGAGGTCAAAAAGCTCATTACGGCTAACTTCATCCGAGAAATCAGATTCACAACATGGCTCGCCAATGTTGTTATGGTAAAAAAGAATAACggtaagtggcgcatgtgcgtcgatttcACTgatttaaataaggcatgtcctaaagATGCTTATCCTTTACCTTGCATTGACACTTTAGTTGACAACTCTTGCAGTTATGGTTTGTTAagttttatggacgcatattctggctataaccagattCTCATGCATCCATTTGACCAAGAGAAAACCGCCTTCATAACTGAATATGGTCATTATTGCTATAATGTTATGCCCTTTGGTTTAAAGAATGCAGGAGCAACATACCAGAgactaatgaataaggtcttcgagAGCCAAATAAGTCGGAATAtcgaagtttatgtggacgacatggtCGCTAAAACCATGGTCGGCAACTCTCATGTCAAAGACCTAGCCAAGATTTTTGGGCAAATTCGACG CAAGTCACTCCAAGGTGCCGAGCTTCGCTACCCAAGGTTGGAAAAACTAGCACTAGCCTTGGTCTTTTCGTCGAGACGACTCCGACCATACTTCCAGAGACACACCATCATCGTCAGAACCGAACAACCTCTTCGGCAGATCCTCTCAAAACCGGAATTAGCAGGCAGACTTACCAAATGGGCTATTGAGCTTTCAGAATTTGATATTCAATACCAGCCAAGAGGATCTGTCAAGTCCCAATACTTAGCCGATTTTGTGGCAGAGCTCACTCAGCCAGGTCTGGAAGAAGAATTCTCATATTGGACCTTGTTTGTGGATGGAGCTTCAAACCCTCAGGGGTCAGGGGCTGGAATACTATTGGAGAGTCCGGAGGGTATCATCCTCGAGCATTCTCTCTGCTTCTCCTTTAAGGCAAGTAATAACCAGGCTGAATATGAAGCCCTAGTCGCGGGGCTCAG GCGGGGATATTCCCGACCACTTTTAAAATGTTTGGACAGGAATGAGGCCGATCTTGTACTAGCCGAGGCTCATGAAGGAATATGTGGGATACACTCGGGGGCAAGGAGCCTAGAACAGAAAATACTTCGAGCCGGTTTCTATTGGTCGAGCCTTTGGGAGGATAGCAGAAAGAAGGTCAGAACCTGCGATCAATGTCAAAAGCACGCACCGATCATTAACATTCCAGCTGAGCATCTTCACCAGTTTATCATAAGTTGGCCATTTAACAAGTGGGGGATCGACATCCTCGGCCTGTTTCCCACTGCCCCAAGACAGATGAAATATTTGGTTGTTGCTATCGATTATTTCAGTAAATGGATTGAAGCACAACCCTTGGCAAGAATCACATCTTCCCAGATGATATCCTTTGTTTGGAAATATATCATATACCGATTTGGAATTCCTCGACATATTGTCACAGACAATG AAACTCCATTCCGCCTGGTATATGGATctgaggcaatgattcctatagAAATTTCGCAACAATCTTTACGAACGCAAGCAGAGAATCATGATCAAGCTCGCCAAGCAGAACTCGACTTAATAGAGGAAGTCAGGAATACAGCAGCAATTCGCCACCGAGCTTTACAACAGCAGCTTGGCCGACGACATGCTAAACGAGTTCAGCCAAGATCCTTCAACATTGGCGATCTCGTATTGAGGAAAACTGAAGAAGCTCGCCGACCACCTTCCCATGGAAAGCTTGCAGTAACATGGGATGGACCTTACCGCGTACTTGAAGTCCTCGGGAGAGGAGCTTACAGACTGGAACATTTGGACGGTACTAAGCTACCGAGTACATGGAATATCAACTCTTTAAAGCAATATTACAGTTAA
- the LOC140183762 gene encoding uncharacterized protein, protein MDVGGEVDQPPPRKKGIIFKKRKTDDTATGGEQGKEAVIQLEDLSSFSAKQDKLHAFENDGDGSSVWNRGFPFNVVAEEVVQSFSDIARVEEAGDVGVDQFLQVLGFRLACIGRSQEKKHKKIATEVDQCAVLKEQLISKETVLTELKKNVSDLEGELKVEKENCEKVSKLLKKKETELEDKNKRVIDLTTQMKEFEASREGDILDAFAEGFERAVTQVKFLFPDGGFSLLDPSKVVRDGQLVDDEEVIEEGGDNLVN, encoded by the exons ATGGATGTTGGGGGTGAAGTTGACCAGCCCCCTCCCCGGAAGAAAGGGATTATatttaagaaaaggaaaactgATGATACTGCTACCGGCGGAGAACAGGGCAAAGAAGCTGTTATTCAACTTGAAGACCTGTCCAGTTTTAGTGCAAAACAGGATAAGCTCCACGCTTTTGAAAATGACGGAGATGGCTCATCTGTTTGGAATCGGGGGTTTCCGTTCAATGTTGTTGCAGAGGAGGTTGTCCAAAGTTTTTCGGACATAGCTCGGGTGGAAGAGGCTGGGGATGTAGGAGTTGATCAGTTTCTTCAG GTGTTGGGTTTTCGTTTGGCCTGTATTGGACGAAGTCAAgagaaaaagcacaagaaaattGCTACTGAGGTTGATCAGTGCGCTGTTTTGAAGGAACAACTGATTTCGAAAGAAACAGTCCTAACTGAACTAAAGAAAAATGTTTCTGACTTGGAAGGGGAACTGAAGGTTGAGAAAGAAAATTGTGAAAAGGTTTCCAAgctgttgaaaaagaaagaaacggaGCTTGAAGATAAAAATAAACGAGTTATTGATCTAACCACCCAAATGAAGGAGTTTGAGGCGAGTAGAGAGGGTGATATTCTTGACGCCTTTGCTGAAGGCTTTGAACGGGCTGTGACCCAGGTGAAGTTTCTTTTTCCTGATGGTGGCTTTTCACTGCTGGACCCGAGTAAGGTGGTTCGAGATGGGCAGCTTGTAGATGATGAAGAGGTCATCGAAGAAGGCGGTGATAACTTAGTTAACTAA